GCGGCTGGGCCGTCTTCCAGGGGCCGCTTTCCTTGTAGGCCGCCGGTAGCTCCATGGCGGGGCGCACGTAGTCGGGGCCGACGGCGGCGCAGCCGGCCAGCAAAGCGGCGAGAGCCGGGCCGGCCAGCCAGCGGGCGGGCCGCGCCGGGGAGCGCTGAAAGCGGGCATCGGGTGGCGTCATGGTGTCGAGGGTGTTCTGTGGGCCGGGCCGCGCACCGCGAAAAGGGCCGCCGCCCGCGTGACCGGTTCATGGCACTCTAGGCGCCGGGGGCGAACCGCAGGCTGTCATTCACATGACAGTTCTGTCAGTTTCATCGGCTTCGGCGGGCCGCGATGCCGTGCGCTGCGAGACAATGCGATTCATGACTCACACTGCGGCGCCGGCTGGCGAATTCGAACCGGAGTTCATCGCCGGCCTGAAAACCATTTTTGAAGAAAAGATTGCCTTCAACCGGGTGATCGGCCTGAAGATCATCTCGATGCGGCCCGAGCAGGTCACCGGCCGCATCGAGATGCGCCACGAACTGGTGGGGCACTATGCCCACAACCGTGTCCACGGCGGCGTGATCAGCGCGGGGCTGGACGCCATGGGCGGCCTGGCCGTGATGGCGGCCATCGGCGCCCGCCACATGGACGAGCCGCCTGCGCAGCGGCTGCACCGCTTTGCCAAGCTTGGCACCATCGACCTGCGCATCGATTACCTGCGGCCGGGTATCGGCGAGCGGTTCGAACTGCGTGCCGAGGTGCTGCGGCTGGGTTCGCGCGTCGCTTCCACGCGGATGGAGTTCCTCGGGGCGGATGGCCGACTGCTGTCGGTGGGGGCGGGGGCCTACATCGTGTCCTGAGCGGCGGCGCCGCTCAGCCCCAGGCGCAGCGGCTCAATCCTTGAAGAACTCCGACTCGACCTTCCACTTCCCGTCCTTTTGCAGCACCGGCTTCAGGCCGCTGAACGCCACGTAGTCGGACACCACCTTCCAGCGCCCGTCCTGGATCTGCGACAGCCGTGAGAACGCATTGCCCAGGTGCCGGGTCGGGCTGAAGCTCAGTTCGGCCGTGCCGAACATGTCGCGCGTGAAGGTCATGCCGTCCATCGTCTTGACGAAGCTGTCGGTGCTGAGGGCCGGGCCGGTCTTCATGGCCACGCGCAGGAACGCGTCCATGTTGCCATAGCCATAGACCGAGAACACCGAAGGGTCCTCGCTGAACCGGGTCTTGTACTTGTTGGCCCAGAAGCGCACCGGCTGCTCGGCCGCGTCCAGGTAGGGGTGTGCCGCGGTCATGGTGGCGAACAGGCCGTCCATCGGCTTGCCGCCGAGCTTGGGAATCAGGTCGGTGTACACCGCGCTGGAGCCCACGAACAGCGGCGAAAAGCCCGAGCGGCGCGCCTCGCCGATGGTGCCCACCGTCTCGCGGATGATGGTGCCGAGCACCACGAGCTCGCAGCCCGCGGCCTTCATCTTCGCGATCTGCGAGGAGAAGTCGGTGGCGCCGCGCTTGTACGAGGTTTTCTCGGCGAACTCCATGTTGAGGGTCTTCAGGCCGGCTTCGGCGCCGCGCATCACTTCGAGGCCGAAGTCGTCGTCCTGGTAGATCACGCAGGCCTTCTTCAGGTTGCGGTCCTTCATGAGCCGCGGCGCCGCAATGCGCATCTGGTCGTAGTAGGTGGCCGCGTTGGAGTATTTGAGGCGGTGCAGGGGCTCGTACATCTCGCGCGCGGCCGTGACCGGGAAGAAGTTGATCACGTTCTTCTCGAACTGCACCGGCATGGCGGCCATGTTCTGCGCGGTGCCCAGGTGGCCCACCATTGCGAAGATGCCGTCCTGGCTCACCAGCTTCTGCGCCGCCAGCACGGCCTTCTTCGGCTCATAGCCCGAATCCTCGACCAGCAGCCTGATCCGGCGGCCGTTGATGCCGCCCTGCTCGTTGGCTTCCTCCACGCGCAACTGCATGCCGTTGCGGATCTGCTTGCCATAGCCGGCCAGCGGGCCCGACAGGTCCTGGATCGTGCCGATGACGATTTCGTTCTTGCTCACGCCCTGGGTGGCGGTCTGCGCGGTGGCGAACGTGGTGCCCAGGGCCAGCAGCCCCAGGCAGGCGAGTTTGGTCTTCATGTCGCGTGTCTCCTCGTGATGGATGGTGCTGTCGAACGCAGCCCCGGAATCTTCGCGAGGGACTGGTACTTTTGCTTTCACCTGCGCGACTGCCGGGCATGAAAAAAGGCGCCCGGAGGCGCCTTTTTGTCGCGCATGCGACCGCCCTCAGGGCTTCACGTAGTCCGAGATGACCTTCCACTTGCCGTCCTGGATCTGCGACAGGCGCGAGAGATCGTTGCCCAGGCGCTTGGTGGCGGTGTAGTTGCTCTTCGGGCTGCCGAACATGTCAGGCTCGAAGGTCATGCTGTCCATGGCCTTGATGAAGCTGTCGGTCGTGAGGTTCGGGCCAGCCTTCTGCGCCGCCTGGATGAACGAGTCGATGATGATGTAGCCGTAGACCGAGAACACGGTCGGGTCTTCATTGAACTGGGTCTTGTACTTGTTGGCCCAGAAGCGCAGGGGCTGCGAGGCCTCGTCCAGGTAGGGATGCTGCACGGTCATGGTGGCGTACAGGCCGTCCATGGCCTTGCCGCCCAGCTTGTGGATCAGATCCGTGTAGGCGGCGCTGGTGCCGAGGAAGGTGGGGTTGAAGCCGGTCTTGCGCGCCTCGGCGATGGTGCCGATGGTCTCGCGGATGATGGTGCCCAGCACCACCAGGTCGCAGCCCGCGGCCTTCATCTTGGCCACCTGCGAGGAGAAGTCGGTCGCGCCGCGCTTGTAGGTGGTCTTCTCGGCCAGCTCCATGTTCAGGGTCTTGAGCGCGGCCTCCGCCCCCTTCTGGACCTCGGTGCCGAAGTCGTCGTCCTGGTAGATGGTGCAGACTTTCTTGGCGTTCTTTTCCTTGATCATCTTGGGCAGCGTGATGCGCACCTGGTCGTAGTAGGTCGCCGCGAACGAGTACTTGAGCCGGTTCAGCGGTTCGTACATTTCGCGTGCGGCCGTGATCGGGAACAGGTTGACGATGTTCTTGTCGAACTGCACCGGCATCGCGGCCATGTTCTGCGCCGTGCCCAGGTGGCCGGCCATGATGAAGATCTTGTCCTGGTTCACCAGCTTCTGCGCGGCCAGCACGGCCTTCTTGGGATCGTAGCCGTCGTCCTCGGCCAGCAGCTTGAGCTTGCGCCCGTGGATGCTGCCCTGCTCGTTGAGCTCGGCAATGCGCAGCAGCATGCCGTTGCGCGCCTGCTTGCCGTAGCCGGCCAGCGGACCCGACATGTCCTGGATCGTGCCGATCAGGATCTCGTTCTTGCTCACGCCCTGCTGCTGGGCGAGCGCGAACGAAGCGCCGAACGCCAGCACGGCGAAGGCGAGGGTGGCTTTGAGTTTCATGCTGCTGGTCTCCTGTTGAAGGTGGAACTACCGATACATCGCTTCGATCTGCGGCGAGTATTTGGTCTGCACGAGCTTGCGCTTGAGCTTCATGGTGGGCGTCAATTCCTCGTCTTCCGCGGTCAGCTG
This Variovorax terrae DNA region includes the following protein-coding sequences:
- a CDS encoding ABC transporter substrate-binding protein, giving the protein MKTKLACLGLLALGTTFATAQTATQGVSKNEIVIGTIQDLSGPLAGYGKQIRNGMQLRVEEANEQGGINGRRIRLLVEDSGYEPKKAVLAAQKLVSQDGIFAMVGHLGTAQNMAAMPVQFEKNVINFFPVTAAREMYEPLHRLKYSNAATYYDQMRIAAPRLMKDRNLKKACVIYQDDDFGLEVMRGAEAGLKTLNMEFAEKTSYKRGATDFSSQIAKMKAAGCELVVLGTIIRETVGTIGEARRSGFSPLFVGSSAVYTDLIPKLGGKPMDGLFATMTAAHPYLDAAEQPVRFWANKYKTRFSEDPSVFSVYGYGNMDAFLRVAMKTGPALSTDSFVKTMDGMTFTRDMFGTAELSFSPTRHLGNAFSRLSQIQDGRWKVVSDYVAFSGLKPVLQKDGKWKVESEFFKD
- a CDS encoding thioesterase family protein; translated protein: MTHTAAPAGEFEPEFIAGLKTIFEEKIAFNRVIGLKIISMRPEQVTGRIEMRHELVGHYAHNRVHGGVISAGLDAMGGLAVMAAIGARHMDEPPAQRLHRFAKLGTIDLRIDYLRPGIGERFELRAEVLRLGSRVASTRMEFLGADGRLLSVGAGAYIVS
- a CDS encoding ABC transporter substrate-binding protein — encoded protein: MKLKATLAFAVLAFGASFALAQQQGVSKNEILIGTIQDMSGPLAGYGKQARNGMLLRIAELNEQGSIHGRKLKLLAEDDGYDPKKAVLAAQKLVNQDKIFIMAGHLGTAQNMAAMPVQFDKNIVNLFPITAAREMYEPLNRLKYSFAATYYDQVRITLPKMIKEKNAKKVCTIYQDDDFGTEVQKGAEAALKTLNMELAEKTTYKRGATDFSSQVAKMKAAGCDLVVLGTIIRETIGTIAEARKTGFNPTFLGTSAAYTDLIHKLGGKAMDGLYATMTVQHPYLDEASQPLRFWANKYKTQFNEDPTVFSVYGYIIIDSFIQAAQKAGPNLTTDSFIKAMDSMTFEPDMFGSPKSNYTATKRLGNDLSRLSQIQDGKWKVISDYVKP